A region from the uncultured Holophaga sp. genome encodes:
- a CDS encoding metal-dependent hydrolase yields the protein MPTALSHTAVPLALSFAVGRSRIPRAVLVAGIVLSMLPDLDVVAFKLGIPYTSAFGHRGFSHSLLFAAASAVLVAGVLRLWKHPFPLACWFLFVSAVSHGCLDACTSGGQGVAFLWPFSEVRYFAPFRPIRVSPISLVRFFSSRGVAVIWSELVWIWFGSALAALGIGISRHCVGNRA from the coding sequence ATGCCGACTGCACTCTCCCACACCGCCGTTCCCCTTGCCCTGAGCTTTGCCGTGGGACGAAGCCGGATTCCCAGAGCAGTCCTGGTCGCCGGCATCGTCCTGTCCATGCTCCCCGACCTCGATGTGGTGGCCTTCAAGCTGGGCATTCCCTACACCTCCGCCTTCGGGCACCGCGGATTCAGCCACTCCCTCCTCTTCGCCGCCGCCTCGGCAGTGCTGGTGGCGGGAGTGCTGCGTCTCTGGAAGCACCCCTTCCCCCTGGCTTGCTGGTTCCTTTTCGTCAGCGCCGTATCCCACGGATGCCTGGACGCATGCACCTCTGGTGGCCAAGGGGTGGCCTTCCTCTGGCCCTTTTCCGAGGTCAGGTACTTCGCACCCTTCCGCCCCATCCGGGTCAGCCCGATCAGCCTGGTCAGGTTCTTCTCAAGCCGGGGGGTGGCTGTGATCTGGTCCGAGCTGGTCTGGATCTGGTTCGGCTCGGCCCTGGCCGCACTCGGCATCGGAATCTCCAGGCACTGCGTGGGGAACAGAGCCTGA
- the hutH gene encoding histidine ammonia-lyase, with amino-acid sequence MHTLDGSSLCAEALEDIAGGAGVSLHPDALARVAANRTVIDRILEEGRIVYGVNTGFGKFAEVIIPPEQLGQLQLNLLRSHAAGTGEPLDRTQTRALMAARINCLLKAHSGVRPATIQLLAECLNRGVLPVIPCQGSVGASGDLAPLAHMGLLLVGEGWARGTEGLLPGAQALADACLKPLVLEAKEGLALVNGTQFITALGCLALARLRRLVPLADDIAALSLEALRGSRLAYDPRIHAQRPHPGQLASAARLRELLGESSEICESHRNCRRVQDAYSLRCVPQVHGVARDALGFAGEILERELNSATDNPMVFTDTQESRSGGNFHGQYPAFACDLLAIAACDLASISERRQERMNNPNSSDLPAFLCRHGGLESGFMMAHVTSAALVSEMKGLAHPACVDSIPTSAGKEDHCSMGPIAARKLLRTTDALEQVLATEARMALEGVRLVGLRAAEGLQPLIHCLEEVCPPWSDREMHQEIAMARSALASYMK; translated from the coding sequence ATGCACACCCTGGACGGCAGTTCACTGTGCGCTGAAGCCCTGGAGGACATTGCCGGGGGTGCCGGGGTCTCCCTGCATCCGGATGCCCTGGCTCGCGTCGCGGCCAACCGCACCGTCATCGACCGGATCCTGGAGGAAGGCCGGATTGTTTACGGTGTGAACACCGGCTTCGGGAAGTTCGCCGAGGTGATCATCCCTCCAGAGCAGCTCGGACAGCTCCAACTCAACCTGCTGAGGAGTCACGCCGCCGGGACCGGAGAACCCCTCGACCGAACCCAGACCCGGGCCCTCATGGCCGCCCGGATCAACTGCCTTCTGAAGGCCCATAGCGGAGTCAGGCCAGCGACCATCCAGCTGCTGGCCGAGTGCCTGAACAGGGGAGTCCTGCCGGTGATCCCCTGCCAGGGCAGCGTGGGGGCCTCCGGGGACCTGGCGCCCCTTGCCCACATGGGGCTGCTGCTGGTCGGGGAGGGGTGGGCCAGGGGAACAGAGGGGCTCCTCCCGGGAGCCCAGGCCCTGGCGGACGCATGCCTCAAGCCCCTGGTTCTGGAGGCAAAGGAGGGCCTGGCCCTGGTCAACGGGACCCAGTTCATCACAGCCCTGGGCTGTCTGGCCCTGGCCCGGCTGCGCCGACTTGTACCTCTGGCCGACGACATCGCCGCCCTCTCCCTGGAGGCCCTCCGGGGCTCCAGACTGGCCTACGATCCGCGCATCCACGCCCAGCGACCCCACCCGGGGCAACTGGCCTCCGCGGCCCGCCTGCGGGAGCTCCTGGGCGAAAGCAGTGAGATCTGCGAGAGCCACCGAAACTGCCGACGGGTTCAGGATGCCTACTCCCTGCGCTGCGTCCCCCAGGTGCACGGGGTCGCTCGGGACGCCCTCGGCTTTGCGGGGGAGATCCTGGAACGGGAACTCAACAGCGCCACGGACAACCCCATGGTATTCACCGACACCCAGGAGTCTCGCTCCGGCGGCAACTTCCATGGACAGTACCCGGCCTTCGCCTGTGATCTCCTGGCCATCGCCGCCTGCGATCTGGCGAGCATCTCCGAGCGCCGCCAGGAGCGGATGAACAACCCCAACAGCTCGGACCTCCCGGCCTTCCTGTGCCGTCATGGCGGGCTGGAGAGCGGCTTCATGATGGCCCATGTCACCAGCGCCGCCCTGGTGAGTGAGATGAAGGGCCTCGCCCACCCGGCCTGCGTGGACTCCATCCCCACCAGTGCCGGGAAGGAGGATCACTGTTCCATGGGCCCCATCGCCGCCCGCAAGCTGCTGCGGACCACCGACGCCCTGGAGCAGGTCCTGGCCACGGAGGCCCGCATGGCCCTGGAGGGGGTGAGGCTGGTGGGGCTCCGGGCGGCCGAAGGCCTTCAGCCCCTCATCCACTGTCTGGAAGAGGTCTGCCCCCCCTGGTCAGACAGGGAGATGCACCAGGAGATCGCCATGGCCCGATCAGCATTGGCGTCCTATATGAAATAA